Within Vicinamibacteria bacterium, the genomic segment CGGGAATGTTGCCCACCACTGACGTCGCGCCGGACGGGCGACTCCTGTTACTGACGCCGGGTGACTCCGGTGCAGTACCCGAGTTCGAGATTACAGTCGTCATCGACTGGACCGAGGAGCTGAAACGGCTCGTACCGTAGTTTCCCATCGTCCGTAGTAACCGTCACCACACCTCGGAGGAGTTCCACCGGATATGATGAGGAATGTTACGACATGACTGAGAAGATCGCGCCTTCGTTGCTGTTTGTATTGGCGTTCGCCGCAAGCGCTGGTGCGCAGGAGTTTCGTTGGCCAGAAGAGCCCGAGAACTTGCGGGCGCTTGCCTCGTCCGTCAAAGGGAGTGAGCTCGGAGCCATCATGCGAGGTTTCGCCACCGGCCTCGGTGTGCGGTGTGAGTACTGCCACAGCGCGAAAAAAGGCCAGGAGCTCGAGCCCATGGACCTCACGACTTTCGATTTTGCGTCTGACACCAATCCCATGAAAGACAAAGCGCGCGCGATGATCGTCATGGTGCGAGCGATCAACGAAGACCATCTCTCGAAACTGGAAGGCACGATCCGCGTCGAGTGCGTGACTTGTCATCGCGGGCAACCCCAGCCGCGAATGCTCGAAGACGTCCTCGCCGAGATCATCGACGAGGAAGGTGTCGACGCCGCTGTCGAAAAATACGAGGAGTTGCGGACATCGTATTACGGTGGGTTCTCTTACAACTTCAAAGCGGGTACCCTCGGAAGCCTGGGAGAACGGCTCCTCGATGAAGGGAAGACCCGGGAAGCTGTCCGTATCCTCGAGCTCGAGCTCGAGCACAACCCGGACTTTGCCTACGGCCACTACCTCGCAGCGACCGCGTACGAGAAGACCGGCGAGCATGCTGCCGCCATCGCCCACATGGAGCAAGCCGTGTCCCTCGCCCCGCCCGACCAGGGGAAGGGATTCTTCCAGCGTGCACTCGATAGGTTGAAGGGACAAAACTGAGCCTGGGTCGCCTCCACTCGACAACCAAACGTCCGCACACATTCCACTCTCGACCCTTCAGGCGCGGCGTTTGCTCAGGATGATGATGTTTCCGACGAGGCTCAGGCACAAGCCGAGGACCGTCGAGGGATGCCAGACGAACCCTTCGACCCATGTCGAGAGGGCCAGCGCGACGAGCGGAAACAACACGGAAGCGTAGGCGGCCTTGTCGGCGCCGATGCGGCCCAGAAGCGAAAGGTAAGCTCCAAAGGCGAGCGCCGTTCCGAAGAGCGAGAGGTAGAGGAGCGAGATCAGGTACGAAGCGCTGAGGGGAACGGGAAAGTCTTTCCCCGTGAAGAGGGCGAAACCCGCGACGAACAGAGCGCCATAGGCCATGCCAAAGGCGTTCGACGGCACGACGGGAAGTCTCCGCTTCTGGTTCCACGCGGAGAGCATGTTCCCGATGGAAGAAAAGGCCGCGGCGCTCACGATGAGACCGAGACCCAGGAGGCCTTCCGGCGA encodes:
- a CDS encoding DMT family transporter; the protein is MSPRDVFLYSTSVLIWGTTWLAITYQLGPAPVEVSVAYRFALAAALLLAYCFVRGYPLKFSARDHRFMALQGLFLFAVNYVLTYHAERFISSGLTAVGFTVIVFLNILGTRVFFGNPIRLPVLMGAALGAVGIGLVFWPDLAGFRASPEGLLGLGLIVSAAAFSSIGNMLSAWNQKRRLPVVPSNAFGMAYGALFVAGFALFTGKDFPVPLSASYLISLLYLSLFGTALAFGAYLSLLGRIGADKAAYASVLFPLVALALSTWVEGFVWHPSTVLGLCLSLVGNIIILSKRRA
- a CDS encoding c-type cytochrome, producing the protein MTEKIAPSLLFVLAFAASAGAQEFRWPEEPENLRALASSVKGSELGAIMRGFATGLGVRCEYCHSAKKGQELEPMDLTTFDFASDTNPMKDKARAMIVMVRAINEDHLSKLEGTIRVECVTCHRGQPQPRMLEDVLAEIIDEEGVDAAVEKYEELRTSYYGGFSYNFKAGTLGSLGERLLDEGKTREAVRILELELEHNPDFAYGHYLAATAYEKTGEHAAAIAHMEQAVSLAPPDQGKGFFQRALDRLKGQN